The stretch of DNA CGCAAGAAACGTCCAAGACCCGTGACATCACCGGTGGTCTGCCGCGTGTTGCCGACCTGTTCGAAGCGCGTCGTCCGAAAGAAGCCTCGATTCTGGCTGAAGTCAGCGGCACCATCGCGTTCGGTAAAGAGACCAAGGGCAAGCGTCGTCTGGTCATCACTCCGACCGACGGCAGCGATCCGTACGAAGAGCTGATTCCGAAGTGGCGCCACCTGAACGTCTTCGAAGGCGAACAGGTAAACCGCGGCGAAGTTATCTCCGACGGCCCGAGCGATCCGCACGACATCCTGCGTCTGCTGGGTGTGAGCGCGCTGGCGAAGTACATCGTCAACGAGATCCAGGACGTTTACCGTCTGCAAGGCGTTAAGATCAACGACAAGCACATCGAGACCATCCTGCGTCAGATGCTGCGCAAGGTCGAGATCGCCGAGTCGGGTGATTCCAGCTTCATCAAGGGCGACCAGATGGAACTGACTCAGGTGCTGATGGAAAACGAGCGCCTGGCTGGGGAGGACAAGTTCATCTCCAAGTTCACCCGCGTGCTGTTGGGTATCACCAAGGCCTCGCTGTCGACCGAGTCGTTCATCTCCGCGGCTTCCTTCCAGGAAACCACTCGCGTACTGACCGAAGCGGCTGTAACCGGCAAGCGCGACTACCTGCGCGGCCTGAAAGAGAACGTGGTCGTGGGTCGTCTGATCCCGGCTGGTACTGGTCTGGCCTACCACAGCGAGCGCAAGCGTCGCCGTGATGCCGACAAACCGCTGCGTGTGAGCGCCAGTGAGGTGGAAGCCGCACTGACCGAAGCGCTGAATTCCAGCGGTAACTAAGTACAGGGCAGGGCCCCGGCAAGCCTCGAACGACCCTCGGCGACATAAAATGTTGCCGATGATCGGGCGAGGAGGGCCGGGGCCTCGTCTTGACTGGGTGCAAGATCCTCCGTAGACTTTTGTACCCTTAAATTTGGTGAGGCTCCGTCTCGCCAATTTTTGGCTTTCTTGCAAGACAATAGAGTCGCAAGACAATCAGTGGAGCTAGTAGATGGCAACTATCAACCAGCTGGTACGTCAGCCGCGTAAGCGTTCGGTCGAGAAGTCCGACGTTCCTGCGCTGCAGAACTGCCCGCAGCGTCGTGGCGTGTGCACCCGTGTGTACACCACCACGCCGAAAAAACCTAACTCGGCACTGCGTAAAGTATGCCGTGTGCGTCTGACCAACGGTTTCGAGGTTTCCTCGTACATCGGTGGTGAAGGCCACAACCTGCAAGAGCACAGCGTCGTCCTGATTCGTGGCGGCCGTGTAAAAGACTTGCCAGGTGTTCGTTACCACACCGTTCGCGGCTCTCTGGATACTTCGGGCGTTAAAGGCCGTAACCAGGGTCGTTCGAAATACGGTACCAAGCGTCCGAAGTAATCGGCCGTTTGCAGACATCCATTTTTTTGAGTCGATAAGAGTAAGGTCGGGCAGGGGTCGAAGACCCACGTCCCGGGCTAACCTGAAGACCGTTTGAGGGCTTATCATGCCAAGACGTCGTGTAGCAGCAAAACGTGAGATCCTTGACGATCCGAAGTACGGATCCCAGATCCTCGCCAAGTTCATGAACCACGTGATGGAAAGCGGCAAGAAGGCCGTAGCCGAGCGCATCGTTTACGGTGCTCTGGATACCGTCAAAGCACGCAAGAACAGCGACCCCCTGGAAATCTTCGAGAAAGCTCTCGACGCCATCGCTCCGCTGGTCGAAGTAAAGTCCCGCCGTGTCGGCGGTGCCACTTACCAGGTTCCGGTTGAAGTTCGTCCATCCCGTCGTAACGCTCTGGCAATGCGCTGGCTCGTAGACTACGCCCGCAAGCGCGGCGAGAAGTCGATGGCTCTGCGCCTGGCCGGCGAACTGCTGGATGCTGCCGAAGGCAAAGGTGCTGCAGTCAAGAAGCGTGAAGACGTGCACCGTATGGCTGAAGCCAACAAAGCGTTCTCGCACTACCGCTTCTAATTCAAGCATCAATCATTTTGCGAGGGCTTTATGGCTCGTACTACAGCAATTAACCGCTACCGTAACATCGGTATCTGTGCCCACGTTGACGCGGGCAAGACTACCACTACCGAGCGGATCCTGTTTTACACAGGTCTG from Pseudomonas putida encodes:
- the rpsL gene encoding 30S ribosomal protein S12 translates to MATINQLVRQPRKRSVEKSDVPALQNCPQRRGVCTRVYTTTPKKPNSALRKVCRVRLTNGFEVSSYIGGEGHNLQEHSVVLIRGGRVKDLPGVRYHTVRGSLDTSGVKGRNQGRSKYGTKRPK
- the rpsG gene encoding 30S ribosomal protein S7, whose protein sequence is MPRRRVAAKREILDDPKYGSQILAKFMNHVMESGKKAVAERIVYGALDTVKARKNSDPLEIFEKALDAIAPLVEVKSRRVGGATYQVPVEVRPSRRNALAMRWLVDYARKRGEKSMALRLAGELLDAAEGKGAAVKKREDVHRMAEANKAFSHYRF